Below is a window of Pirellulales bacterium DNA.
GCGACGGGTCGAAATTCCGAATGCTCTCCACGATCTTGACCTGCCGGCCGATTTGGCAGCGTTCCGCGAACACGACCGCGCCCGTTCGCATTGAGCACGCTCCATCTCCCGATCGACAGACGCGGGCAAGACGATTGGACGAACGCCAAGTCAACGACGGCGAGGCGCATGAAGTGCGCGTCGGCTGGATCGAGCGGAGTCGCAAGAGCGGTGTCGAATCGGCGTCGGTTGGGCGACCGACGCGCGCACAACTTAGTCAGATTGAGCCGGGGCTTGATTCGCGGCGCTTTGGCAACACGCGAAGATCTTCAGAAAGGACGGTTAAAAGGGCCATGCTTGCATGGCCAGCGCCGAGTCTTATTTCGGCATGGCTAAAAGCGATTGGGCGGCACAGGACTCGAACCTGTGACTTCCACCGTGTGAGGATGGCGCTCTAACCAACTGAGCTAGCCGCCCGGAATCGAGTGATCTTAGCGTGTTCGATCGGCCTCGGCCAGTCCCCATCGGAGCGGCACGAAGATCGTTGCCCGACGGCGCCGACGCGCGAAACCGCAGCGCGGCGGAGGGGACCGAGACGGGGCACCGCTTCAGCCCCCTACGGCCTGAACTTGGCCGTCAGGCCGATGCGGAGGTCGGCTCGGAGCCGGCCGGTTCGGCCGGCGGCGGTTCGAATTTCGGGGCGGTCTGCTCTTCGTAATCGTCGATGGCGTTGGAATACGATGTCGAAGACCGCCGCGAACTCGTCGACGGCGTGTCGCTGTACAGCACGGAATTGAATTCCGCTTGAATGCCAGAAAGGCTCTTTTTCAGATCCGCCCAACCACGCCCGACTTGGCGGGCAACTTCGGGCAGGTTTTTCCCATACAACATCACCGCCAGCACTCCAACCACCGTCATCGTGCCAACGTCAAAGCCGAATGCAAGCAACATCCCAACATCCTCGACCATCAAGGCGAAAAACTACGCGGGCTTGCGAACTTCGTCGAACTTGCGAACGTCATGGTTGACGCCGTCGTCAACGTCGACATTGCTGCGGTCCGCAAGCTTGCGCGGCGGTTGCGCTCGCGTATCCTTGTCTTCGTCGTCGTCGCCCTCGACGCCATTGATGCCTTTCTTGAATTCAGTGACGCCCTCACCCAGGCTGCGCATCACGCTCGGCAATCGATTTCCGAAAAACAAAAGAGCGATTAGCCCAATGACCAGGATGTCGTAGGAACTGAACCACGCAAGTAAAGTTGGCATTGCAGACCCCGAAATAAATGGCAAAACGGGACTCGTCGGCTCCGATGCCGTTCAGTCCCTTTGAACTCAACCGTTACCCCGCACATACTCCGCCCTTTGACCCCAGCTTCGCTCCCCCAATGCATGGCTGGCCCCCAACGCAAGGATAGGCATTGCCTTTCCGGCCACGCGAATTCGGCGAATCAGTGAAATTGCCGATCCGGATTGCATGGCGCGATTCCAAGAGAAGCCAGGCGCGGTGAGCAACTGCGGTGGAGGGCGACCCACACTCGCGGGCCGGCGCAGTCACACAAACACTAGATTGCAACTGCACCCACCAATTGTACCGAGCCGCAGGCGATTGTCAAACAATTCGCTTGGGCAACGCAAGACCTATTCCAGGCCGCCGACGAGTCGCGATGTCGTTTGGCCGGAACCACTTAGCGGCGGCAGGCGGTGGGGAAACGGCTTTAAGGCCGTGAGGCTTTGAGGAAGAAGAAGCAGGGCCCAATTCGTCTTCGTCCGCACAGTCTCAAAGCCTCACAGTCTCAAAACCTCACAGTCTCAAAGCCTTTCTACCGCGGCTCGGCTGCGGCAGGCGCCACGGCCGGGTCATTATATAACGGCAAAAAGCGGTAATACACTTCCAAGCACAACGCCGACATGGCAGTGCTATAAACGCGACCGCCGTAGCCACCCCAAACGCACACGGGATCCCAACTGCCCGCCGCGTCGCCATCGGTCTGTTGCCGGCCGACGAGCGCGCCTTGCAGGGCTTCGTTCCAACGCTGCCAATATTCGCCCTGCAATTGATACATCCCCAGCGTGCCGTAGTACCAATAATACAGGTTCACCTTGTCTTTGCTCGGCAACTCATCGAGCAGCGATTTGCCGGCTTCATCGGCGGCCGGGTTGTCGCGAGCCATTCCTAAAAACTGGCGGCACACCAGCGCTTCGGCCGTCATCGATCGGCTGGGATTCTCGCCGGGCCGGTAGCCCGCCAGACCCCCTTCGTTTCCGGCTCCGACGCTTTTTAGAAAGCGGATCGCGCCGGCCCGAGTTTGCTCGGGCATGGGAATGCCGGCCAACTCGGCGCTCTTAAGCGCCATCAGTTGCCAGCCCAGTTGACTCGTGTCGCCCATTTCGTGCGGTCGGTATCGCCAGCCGCCGGTGGTCGGATGTTGCGCGGCGACGGTGAAGGCGATCGCTCGGCGCAACGGCTCTTCCAATCGGCGATCGTGCGTGATCGCGTAATCTTCGCTCATCGCGAAGGTGGCCATGCCGTGGCAATACATGAACGAAAATGTTTCGGCCTGCCCGCCGAGATTGCCGTCGGCGCCTTGGATTGCGAGAAGATATTCCAAGCCATGTTGCACATTGCGGGCATACGGCCCTTTGAGATGGGTGTTGCCGCTGCCGAGCATGGCCAGCAGAGCAAGGCCTGTGATGCCGGTGTCGGCTTTGGTGCCCGCGCCGGCTCGATCGTGGCCCAATGCCGACGTTTCGTGGCCTGCGCCGTATTTTCCGGCGTCGAAATGGCCGTCGGGTTCTTGGTGCAGCGCGAGCCATTTGAGCGCCGCTTGGACGGCAGCCTCGGTCTCGGCCGAGCCGCCGCGACGGCGCAACAAGGACGATCGATCGCTTGATAGGCGGTCTTTGTAGATCTTCGGCGGCGGAGTGGGCGCGGCAGTGGGGCCGGTTGCCCCCGACGCGCCCGCCGACGCATCCGCGCCGGTCGTGTCGATGTTCACCGGCGCAAGCCGTGCGGGTCCGGCGGCCAAATGTTTCCAAGCCGGATCGACGTTGCCTGTCGTCTGGCCACTCGATGAATTATCCCCTTGGCCGTTCGCGTTGCCGCCGCCGTGCTGGGCGGTGTCTTGCATCGCTCCACCCCGGGACGAGTCGGCATGGATCGTCGCATCGGGCGGATCGAGCGGCGAAAGCGCGTCGGGGCCTTGGGAGGATATTGGAGACGGAAGACCGGCGAGCGCCGCGGCGGCATCGCCCGGCTTCGATTGGGCATCGGGCGAGGCCAACGGCTGACGATCGGGCGACAACGCGGTCGGCTCGACATCGGCCGCGTTTGCGGCTTGCGGGGCCGTCGCCGCATCGATCGGCGCGGCCGGCTTGATGTGCGTGGTCAATTCCGGGGAATGCGATTTGTCGGAAGGCGTCGTGCTGCCTTCCTTGCTGGTGCTCGAGGCCGAGGCGCTGGCGTCGTCGCCAGCGGTTCGGGCGGGCGGAGCGGCCAAATCGACGACCGTTCGATCCACGAGCGGCTTCGACGCGGCATCCATGCTCTGGCGGGCGAGTTGCGGTTTTTGGCTGGCGATCGTGGGGACCGATTCGGATCGGTTTAGCTCGGCCGCGGGAGGCGCGAGCGGGATGCCGCCCGTCGTGAGCCGCTCCCAAACCTTCGCTTCGCCGTTGCTGGTCGAGGAATCGGTGTCGTCGACCAAGGTGACGCTGATCGTTCCCGTCGATGCGCGGCCATCGGCCGAACCGGCGATCACAATCTGCACCGTTGTCGCATACGCCGCGAAAAGCAAGTGGACCAATAGAGACAGCACCACGCATTTGCGCAGCGGATGCGACTGGCCCCAACTGGTGCGCGTGAGCACCACCAGGCCGGCAATGAGCGTGGCCAGCCCCAGCCAGAGAATCACCCAGGGCAATTGAGGCCCGGTGAGGAAGTGCCGTGTTCGCTCGAAAAACGAGTGCATGCGCTACCTCGTGACCGTGTCGAGCTTTACCGAAATGGCCAGTTCGGTGATGCCGGCTCGTTGGCATGCGTTGTAGACTTCGGTCATATGGCCGTGCGTGGCCAGCTTATCGCCACGGATCAGCACGCTCAGTTTCTTATATTGGCTATGGGCCGCCGCGAGCTTGCGGGTGAGTTCGTCGAGTGTGACCGGATTCGGGCCGAGCGAGATATGGCCGTCTTGGTAAACGTTGACGACTTTCGGCTCCGGCGCGGTCGACAGCGGCGCCTCGTTGCTCACCACCGGCACCTTGAGATCGAGCTTCCGTTCATCGTCGCGAAATTTCGTGGCGACCATGAAGAAAATGGTCAACACAAGGATCACGTCGATCATCGAGGTGACGTTGATGGCCGGATCTTCGTCGGCGTGGGTTTTGATTGGCATCGCGGGGGAAGGGTGAGGGTAAGGATTGTAGTAGGCGCACTCCGTGTGCCGTCGGCGCTACGCGGCGCGCCACGCGGTCCGCCGCGCACAGAGCAGCGCGGACGGCACACGGAGTGTGCCTGCTACGTTAGGCGGCAGTTTTCCGCGGGGTGCGGGTTGGTTTGGCGGCTTCTTGGAGTGCTTCGGCGGAGATCGTGTTGACCACGTCTTGCCCGAGTGCGTCGATGCGAACCGTCAGGCGATCGACGATGCTGACGAACCACCAATAGAGCACGATGGCCGGCACGGCGACCATGAGTCCCGTGGCGGTGGCCAGTAGGGCTTCGCTGATTCCTTTGGCGAGCAATTCCGGGCGGCCCATTGCATCGGAAGTGGCGATATTGTTGAACGCGCGAATCATGCCGCCGACGGTGCCCAGCAGGCCGAGCATTGGCCCGATCGTGGCGATGCTGTTGAACACGCGCAGATAGCGGCGCAGCTCGTGGACGACACGTTCGCCGGCATCAATGACCGCCTGTTCGACTTCCACCGCGGGGCGGCCCCATTTTTTCGCCGCAGCGCTGAAAACGCGCGACACCGGGCTGCCATTCTCTTGGCAGACTTTGATCGCGCCGTCGCGATCGAGCTGCCCTTCTTTGAGCTGCTGCAGAAACCGGGTGACGAAGGGCCCCGGCACGACTCGCCCGCGCCGCAAGCTGATCGTTCGCTCGAACACGAACACGACCATGATGAACGAGCAAACCAACAGCGGCAGCATCGCCAGTCCGCCTTCGCGAATGATGCTGAACAGGTTCTTGGTCGGAATTGCGCCGGCGGCGTCGCCTTTGGCAGCAGTCGATGAACCGCCGGCTCCGCTCGCGGCCGGCGATGTCGCTGAGTCGGTGAGCGGCGCGGGCGCCGCAGCCGCGCTCGGACCGCGAACAACGGTCGGTTCGTCGAGCGTCGGAACCGTGGTCGGCGAATCGGCCGACTGGCCAAACGCCCGCGATAGCATGCCCGTCGATGCCACGGCCAATACGAGCGTGATTGCTAGCGTCGACGCAACGGCCGACGAACCACGAAACAAACCGTGCGGCCGACGCGCGGAATTCGGCTGTGCGGTTTTGAAGCGGCTTCTATTCATGCGGGCATCCATGCTTGCGGTTGAGTGTTTGCATTCGTTGTCGCTTAACGTTGCGTCGGGCGGGGGGCTTCGGCGGTGGCGGGCGGGATGGCGGCGGTTTCGAGTGCGCGAAGCCGCTGGCGTCCCTCTTCTGTAAACTCGGTATTGGGATAGGCTTTGATGAGCCGGGCATACAACTCGGCGGCTTCTTTTCTCCGCCCCAGCAGTTCTTGACACTTGCCGGCCTGCAACAACCCCGCCGCTTGCCAGCGCGGATACGCGTACAAGATTTCGACGCGCAGATACTCGCGCAGCGCGGCGTCGTAGTTTTCTTGGTGAAAATACGATTCGCCGATCATCCACTGGGCCATCGCTGCGGTTTCGGTCTTGCCGCCGCTCGGTGAACGGATCACTTTCTGATAGTCGCGCCGCGCCGCTTCGAAATCGGCCTGTGCCGCGAGCGCTCGGCCAAGCAGGTAGTCGACTTCGTATTGTTGGGTGAAGTTGGGGAAGTCGCGTTGGATTTGCGACGCGAGCGATTGCGCGTCGGCCCATTGCCGCTTTTGCGCCATGACCTGCGCCCGGCGCAACGGAATCATCGCCAGCCAGGGATCGTTGTGCCCTGCCACGCGATCGGCAAGCACGGCCAATCGTTTGCCGGCCTCATCGAATTTTCCTTGGCGATATTCGGCCTCGGCGACCCAATAGGCAGCGGGCAGACCTAACGGCGAAGCGGCAAAATCGTGCGCCACCTGGTCCATGCGAGCTTCGACTTCGTCCCATTTCTGTTGTCCGGCCGCCGATTCTCCTTGCAAATAGATGACATGGGCCAGCATGTCGGTCGGCGGCTGGGCTGCCATCAACTCGTTCAAGAGTTTGCCAGCGCGGCCAAAGTGTTTGTCGGCCACGGCGCTTTCGGCCAGGCGAAAGGTCGCGTCGTTCCAATAGCGGCTTGTGCGGAAGTCGTCGTGGACCTTTTGAAATTGTTCGTCCGATTCGGCGCGGCGGCCGGCGTCGCGCAGGGCCCAACCGAAGCCGTAGCGGGCGGCATCCATCTGCGGCGACGACGCATGATCGGCAAAAAACCGCTGATACAACTCGATCGCTTGCGACGGCTGATGCAGTTGATCGTGTAGCCGAGCGGCGGCCAACAGGGCGTCGACGAATCGCGGGCTGGCCGGATTCCGGTCGACGATCAGATGATAGGAGGCCAGCGCCCCGTCGAACCGCTTGAGCCGCTCGAGCGCTTGTCCGCGAGCCCAGGCCGCTTCGGCAGCCGGTTCGCTATCGGGATATTTTTCCAGGAGCCGATCGAAGGTTGCCGCCGATTTTTCCGGCTGGTTGGTTTCGAGTTGGCACCATCCGAGCCCGCTCAAACCGCGAACGGTATACGCCTGCGGATTTCCGTCGGCGGCCAGCGCGGTGAAGAGTTCGTCGGCCCAGCCGATTTCGCCGGCCGCTAATGCGGCGTCGGCCAATTGGACCGTCGTCGAGAGCCATAGTTCGCTTGGACCGCTTGGTTCGCTTGCCTTCGTGGCAGCCGGCGATTTGCTTTCAGCGGCGAGCTGCCCGCCGCGGGTTAGCCGCCCGTATGCTTTTCGCGCGTCGGGCCATTGCTTGCACTTCGCGTAGCACACGGCCAATTGTGCCACGGCTCGCGCGGCGGACGGGCTAGCCGGTTTGGTTTGCAAATACAACTCCAGCGCTCTGGCCGCAGGCGCAAATTGGTCCGACGCGATCAGTGCGGAGGCGCGGGCAAGTTCGATT
It encodes the following:
- a CDS encoding twin-arginine translocase TatA/TatE family subunit, which translates into the protein MPTLLAWFSSYDILVIGLIALLFFGNRLPSVMRSLGEGVTEFKKGINGVEGDDDEDKDTRAQPPRKLADRSNVDVDDGVNHDVRKFDEVRKPA
- a CDS encoding biopolymer transporter ExbD, translating into MPIKTHADEDPAINVTSMIDVILVLTIFFMVATKFRDDERKLDLKVPVVSNEAPLSTAPEPKVVNVYQDGHISLGPNPVTLDELTRKLAAAHSQYKKLSVLIRGDKLATHGHMTEVYNACQRAGITELAISVKLDTVTR
- a CDS encoding prenyltransferase/squalene oxidase repeat-containing protein, giving the protein MHSFFERTRHFLTGPQLPWVILWLGLATLIAGLVVLTRTSWGQSHPLRKCVVLSLLVHLLFAAYATTVQIVIAGSADGRASTGTISVTLVDDTDSSTSNGEAKVWERLTTGGIPLAPPAAELNRSESVPTIASQKPQLARQSMDAASKPLVDRTVVDLAAPPARTAGDDASASASSTSKEGSTTPSDKSHSPELTTHIKPAAPIDAATAPQAANAADVEPTALSPDRQPLASPDAQSKPGDAAAALAGLPSPISSQGPDALSPLDPPDATIHADSSRGGAMQDTAQHGGGNANGQGDNSSSGQTTGNVDPAWKHLAAGPARLAPVNIDTTGADASAGASGATGPTAAPTPPPKIYKDRLSSDRSSLLRRRGGSAETEAAVQAALKWLALHQEPDGHFDAGKYGAGHETSALGHDRAGAGTKADTGITGLALLAMLGSGNTHLKGPYARNVQHGLEYLLAIQGADGNLGGQAETFSFMYCHGMATFAMSEDYAITHDRRLEEPLRRAIAFTVAAQHPTTGGWRYRPHEMGDTSQLGWQLMALKSAELAGIPMPEQTRAGAIRFLKSVGAGNEGGLAGYRPGENPSRSMTAEALVCRQFLGMARDNPAADEAGKSLLDELPSKDKVNLYYWYYGTLGMYQLQGEYWQRWNEALQGALVGRQQTDGDAAGSWDPVCVWGGYGGRVYSTAMSALCLEVYYRFLPLYNDPAVAPAAAEPR
- a CDS encoding MotA/TolQ/ExbB proton channel family protein; the encoded protein is MNRSRFKTAQPNSARRPHGLFRGSSAVASTLAITLVLAVASTGMLSRAFGQSADSPTTVPTLDEPTVVRGPSAAAAPAPLTDSATSPAASGAGGSSTAAKGDAAGAIPTKNLFSIIREGGLAMLPLLVCSFIMVVFVFERTISLRRGRVVPGPFVTRFLQQLKEGQLDRDGAIKVCQENGSPVSRVFSAAAKKWGRPAVEVEQAVIDAGERVVHELRRYLRVFNSIATIGPMLGLLGTVGGMIRAFNNIATSDAMGRPELLAKGISEALLATATGLMVAVPAIVLYWWFVSIVDRLTVRIDALGQDVVNTISAEALQEAAKPTRTPRKTAA
- a CDS encoding tetratricopeptide repeat protein, yielding MRRRAAIFLFALLAIGPVRQLRADEADDQYAVAATHYSAQRWSLAVDEFRTLLKEHPEHRGAVKSRFFLAEALMQLGRYDEAQTEFREFLSRDPTSPFAPQALFRQGEAAFLAGHSDAARPTLSEFHTKYPHDKLNAYVLNYLGQLALADGDAASAADLFNQALTQFPGEPPCDECRYGLARARELSGKTDEAEKLYRQLAGGTDAALAEQSLLQLAILQSNTGQTDRAVASFEAFEKKYPASQDFSQSRIEHARALYQLDHFDRAEAILEPMVATTNNAEAKSPPPAPQTTARYLLALCYQGSKRPAEALKLLDALQDSAGSRWQPKIELARASALIASDQFAPAARALELYLQTKPASPSAARAVAQLAVCYAKCKQWPDARKAYGRLTRGGQLAAESKSPAATKASEPSGPSELWLSTTVQLADAALAAGEIGWADELFTALAADGNPQAYTVRGLSGLGWCQLETNQPEKSAATFDRLLEKYPDSEPAAEAAWARGQALERLKRFDGALASYHLIVDRNPASPRFVDALLAAARLHDQLHQPSQAIELYQRFFADHASSPQMDAARYGFGWALRDAGRRAESDEQFQKVHDDFRTSRYWNDATFRLAESAVADKHFGRAGKLLNELMAAQPPTDMLAHVIYLQGESAAGQQKWDEVEARMDQVAHDFAASPLGLPAAYWVAEAEYRQGKFDEAGKRLAVLADRVAGHNDPWLAMIPLRRAQVMAQKRQWADAQSLASQIQRDFPNFTQQYEVDYLLGRALAAQADFEAARRDYQKVIRSPSGGKTETAAMAQWMIGESYFHQENYDAALREYLRVEILYAYPRWQAAGLLQAGKCQELLGRRKEAAELYARLIKAYPNTEFTEEGRQRLRALETAAIPPATAEAPRPTQR